GAAAATCGTTTTTAAAGTTGGATAATAAATCATTGGGGGGATTTATTCTTGTTTGTATGCTTGGAAATACTGGATTTTTAGGATATCCCATAGCGTATGGATTTTATGGTGATGATGGTTTAGCAAGGGCGATATTTTGCGATATGGGCGGAGTTTTTGCAACCATGTTATTTGGAACGTACGTTGGGATAAAATTTGGGAAAAATTCGGGGAATATATTAAAAGAGTTCTTGAGATTCCCTCCACTAATAACTGGAATTTTTACAATAATTTTGATATTTTTTGGGATAAAATTGAACAACTTCCCCTCATTTATAATAAAAACACTTGAATATTTATCAAGTGCCACCATACCATTAATTATGCTCTCTCTTGGTTTGTCTTTATCTCCATCAGCGGCAAAATTTGGAGTTTTTTATGGAATTTTAGCATCCTTATTTAGATTTGGTGTTTCCCCAGTCGCTGCATATTCGCTATCTGATATATTTTTAATAAATGGATTAGAAAAAAAGATTCTTGTCATTGAAAGTGCCATGCCATCTGCGTTGATGACTTTGGTTTTATCAACCCTCTATGAGTTGGATGTCAAATTGGTTGCATCATGTTGCTTCATAACCACAGCATTGTCACTTGGAATTATCCCAATTGTTTACAGTTTAGTTGAAATACTTCTAATATAATAAATATATACAACAAATTCTTTGTTTATTTAAGGTGGTTGTTATGAACAGGGGGCAAGTATCCATTGAATTGATTATACTTATTTTATTAGTTATTGTTGGAGCATTGATTGTTGAAATCAGCATTCCAAAACAACTATTCCAATCCTTAGAAGGTCCAAAATCATTAAAAAATGCGACATTTGTGGGCTTTTCCATCCATAAACCAATAATAAACGGCAATGTAACTAACAATAAAGGTGTGGAAGAAAATATTACTTCAAATGAATTGTTTACTATTGGTTACACAAACATAATAATAAAAGGTTCCCCATCACTATACCTACTAAGTAGCACATCCAAAAATGGAACCCCAGTTTATGATGGAGATGTTATTGAAAATAATGGAAACTCCATAAAATTCTACTATTTGGCTGAAAATACGTCAAAAATATCCATATTTGTTAGAGGCTCATCAATAACCCGAGTTTCCAATATAAAATATATTAAGAATATATCTACTCTTGAGGTTGATGGGAGTGGAAATATTAGGATCGGTGTTGTGGTTGATGGTGTGAATATTGGAACAATTGGGAAAA
This sequence is a window from Methanotorris formicicus Mc-S-70. Protein-coding genes within it:
- a CDS encoding class III signal peptide-containing protein; the protein is MNRGQVSIELIILILLVIVGALIVEISIPKQLFQSLEGPKSLKNATFVGFSIHKPIINGNVTNNKGVEENITSNELFTIGYTNIIIKGSPSLYLLSSTSKNGTPVYDGDVIENNGNSIKFYYLAENTSKISIFVRGSSITRVSNIKYIKNISTLEVDGSGNIRIGVVVDGVNIGTIGKIIVHGGGSGGSDLYFHNCIIEKIGSIVLSGGGSGNQNLIINNCNITEFPENSTIKGNAKIVIYSSYINGEYVDYKEITR
- a CDS encoding AEC family transporter; its protein translation is MDVIIIVMNLILIGYLLKYLKLLKESDRIALNNIVVYITMPATIFLTIMTKVSPSDLFEFLKLPFAIILTDLICGVLSYFVGKSFLKLDNKSLGGFILVCMLGNTGFLGYPIAYGFYGDDGLARAIFCDMGGVFATMLFGTYVGIKFGKNSGNILKEFLRFPPLITGIFTIILIFFGIKLNNFPSFIIKTLEYLSSATIPLIMLSLGLSLSPSAAKFGVFYGILASLFRFGVSPVAAYSLSDIFLINGLEKKILVIESAMPSALMTLVLSTLYELDVKLVASCCFITTALSLGIIPIVYSLVEILLI